Proteins from one Corvus cornix cornix isolate S_Up_H32 chromosome 19, ASM73873v5, whole genome shotgun sequence genomic window:
- the LOC109144985 gene encoding C-C motif chemokine 4-like yields MRTAPRVVCALLILSMLCWHSLAQRAPAMPDKCCFNFQMRRIKRDNVVACYPTSPECPHQAVIFRVRNGKEICTQASRPWVKRYQQSFQVSSFSIPS; encoded by the exons atgAGGACAGCGCCCAGGGTGGTCTGTgccctcctcatcctctccatgctgtgctggcacagcctggctcagA GAGCTCCAGCCATGCCGGACAAGTGCTGCTTCAACTTCCAGATGAGAAGGATCAAGAGGGACAACGTGGTGGCCTGTTACCCCACCAGCCCCGAGTGCCCGCACCAGGCTGTGAT CTTCAGGGTGAGGAACGGGAAGGAGATCTGCACCCAGGCCAGCAGGCCGTGGGTCAAGAGGTACCAGCAGAGCTTCCAAGTCAGCTccttctccatccccagctAG